One Aegilops tauschii subsp. strangulata cultivar AL8/78 chromosome 7, Aet v6.0, whole genome shotgun sequence genomic window carries:
- the LOC109746742 gene encoding F-box protein At5g67140 isoform X2 has product MGRAAARRSAVRTIQRRPCSNRAGTRIQQAPSVPALRRPLARRVALPPPASPSREPSRCCRPAASSIVLPCFPPRDRGARERELEKQASAQEMAGDDARSGAVAPAEEEPHVERLPADILAHVLSLLPSFHDLSMAGAVSRRWRRAVGRSLATRRRLSLAGQRTGDESTARLVRAAVNLRDLDICWGCHITDQGLLDISSAACVGNLTSVSLWGLAGITDKGVVHLVSRARSLQHLNIGGTFITDESLYAVADSCPNLKSIILWSCRHVTEAGLVALVNKCPELECINVGGMRVSPESFAGLQSISPALRIRSIPQILNADVQVA; this is encoded by the exons ATGGGCAGGGCGGCTGCACGGCGCAGCGCCGTCCGCACAATCCAAAGGCGCCCCTGCTCCAACCGTGCAGGAACAAGAATCCAACAAGCCCCGTCCGTCCCCGCTTTGCGTCGTCCACTCGCGCGTCGCGTCGCCCTCCCGCCGCCCGCATCACCTTCACGTGAGCCTTCGCGATGCTGCCGGCCCGCCGCTAGTAGTATAGTCCTCCCCTGCTTTCCTCCGCGCGACCGGGGAGCCAGAGAGCGCGAGCTCGAGAAGCAAGCAAGCGCGCAGGAGATGGCGGGAGACGACGCCCGGAGCGGCGCGGTGGCGCCGGCGGAGGAGGAGCCGCACGTGGAGCGGCTTCCGGCCGACATCCTCGCGCACGtcctctccctcctcccctccttccaCGACCTCTCCAT GGCCGGGGCAGTGAGCCGGCGGTGGCGCCGCGCGGTGGGCCGGTCGCtggcgacgcggcggcggctgAGCCTGGCGGGGCAGCGCACCGGCGACGAGTCCACCGCGCGCCTCGTCCGCGCCGCCGTCAACCTCCGCGACCTCGACAT CTGCTGGGGCTGCCACATCACGGACCAGGGCCTGCTGGACATCTCCTCGGCGGCGTGCGTCGGCAACCTCACCTCCGTCTCGCTGTGGGGGCTGGCCGGGATCACTGACAAGGGCGTTGTTCATCTG GTCTCAAGGGCTCGTTCTCTGCAGCACCTGAACATTGGTGGGACATTCATCACTGACGAATCGCTCTATGCAGTTGCAGATAGTTGTCCAAATCTGAAG AGCATCATACTGTGGAGCTGCCGCCACGTGACTGAGGCCGGACTAGTGGCACTCGTGAACAAGTGCCCGGAACTGGAGTGCATCAACGTTGGCGGTATGCGGGTGTCGCCGGAGAGCTTCGCGGGCCTGCAGTCCATCAGCCCTGCCCTGCGGATCAGGTCCATCCCGCAGATCCTCAACGCCGACGTGCAGGTTGcctaa
- the LOC109746742 gene encoding F-box protein At5g67140 isoform X1: MGRAAARRSAVRTIQRRPCSNRAGTRIQQAPSVPALRRPLARRVALPPPASPSREPSRCCRPAASSIVLPCFPPRDRGARERELEKQASAQEMAGDDARSGAVAPAEEEPHVERLPADILAHVLSLLPSFHDLSMAGAVSRRWRRAVGRSLATRRRLSLAGQRTGDESTARLVRAAVNLRDLDISRSCWGCHITDQGLLDISSAACVGNLTSVSLWGLAGITDKGVVHLVSRARSLQHLNIGGTFITDESLYAVADSCPNLKSIILWSCRHVTEAGLVALVNKCPELECINVGGMRVSPESFAGLQSISPALRIRSIPQILNADVQVA, encoded by the exons ATGGGCAGGGCGGCTGCACGGCGCAGCGCCGTCCGCACAATCCAAAGGCGCCCCTGCTCCAACCGTGCAGGAACAAGAATCCAACAAGCCCCGTCCGTCCCCGCTTTGCGTCGTCCACTCGCGCGTCGCGTCGCCCTCCCGCCGCCCGCATCACCTTCACGTGAGCCTTCGCGATGCTGCCGGCCCGCCGCTAGTAGTATAGTCCTCCCCTGCTTTCCTCCGCGCGACCGGGGAGCCAGAGAGCGCGAGCTCGAGAAGCAAGCAAGCGCGCAGGAGATGGCGGGAGACGACGCCCGGAGCGGCGCGGTGGCGCCGGCGGAGGAGGAGCCGCACGTGGAGCGGCTTCCGGCCGACATCCTCGCGCACGtcctctccctcctcccctccttccaCGACCTCTCCAT GGCCGGGGCAGTGAGCCGGCGGTGGCGCCGCGCGGTGGGCCGGTCGCtggcgacgcggcggcggctgAGCCTGGCGGGGCAGCGCACCGGCGACGAGTCCACCGCGCGCCTCGTCCGCGCCGCCGTCAACCTCCGCGACCTCGACAT TTCACGAAGCTGCTGGGGCTGCCACATCACGGACCAGGGCCTGCTGGACATCTCCTCGGCGGCGTGCGTCGGCAACCTCACCTCCGTCTCGCTGTGGGGGCTGGCCGGGATCACTGACAAGGGCGTTGTTCATCTG GTCTCAAGGGCTCGTTCTCTGCAGCACCTGAACATTGGTGGGACATTCATCACTGACGAATCGCTCTATGCAGTTGCAGATAGTTGTCCAAATCTGAAG AGCATCATACTGTGGAGCTGCCGCCACGTGACTGAGGCCGGACTAGTGGCACTCGTGAACAAGTGCCCGGAACTGGAGTGCATCAACGTTGGCGGTATGCGGGTGTCGCCGGAGAGCTTCGCGGGCCTGCAGTCCATCAGCCCTGCCCTGCGGATCAGGTCCATCCCGCAGATCCTCAACGCCGACGTGCAGGTTGcctaa
- the LOC109746747 gene encoding F-box protein At5g67140, producing MGMQPQTQQGGGGAAAAKEMEEEPHVERLPADLLAHVLSLLSSFHDLAMAGGVSRRWRQAVGRSLASRRRLSFAGQRTGDDSAARLVRAAVNLRDLDVSRGCWGCHITDGGLLQITMAECVGKLTAISLWGLAGITDKGVVRLVSRAHSLQHLNIGGTFITDESLYAVANNCTNLKSIMLWSCRHVTAAGLVALVSKCPELECINVGGMRVSPESFAGLLSISPALRIRSVPEIVNASVQVS from the exons ATGGGGATGCAGCCGCAGACACagcaaggagggggcggcgccgcCGCGGCGAAGGAAATGGAGGAGGAGCCGCACGTCGAGCGGCTTCCCGCCGACCTCCTCGCGCACGtgctctccctcctctcctccttccACGACCTCGCCAT GGCCGGGGGAGTGAGCCGACGGTGGCGCCAGGCGGTGGGCCGGTCGCTGGCGTCGCGGCGGCGGCTGAGCTTCGCGGGGCAGCGCACGGGCGACGACTCCGCCGCGCGCCTCGTCCGCGCCGCCGTCAACCTCCGCGACCTCGACGT TTCGCGGGGCTGCTGGGGCTGCCATATCACCGACGGAGGGCTGCTGCAGATCACCATGGCGGAGTGCGTCGGCAAGCTCACGGCGATCTCGCTGTGGGGATTGGCCGGGATCACCGACAAGGGCGTCGTTCGTCTG GTGTCAAGAGCCCATTCTCTGCAACACCTCAATATTGGTGGAACATTTATCACCGATGAATCATTGTATGCAGTTGCAAACAATTGTACAAACCTGAAG AGCATCATGCTGTGgagctgccgccatgtcacggcGGCCGGCCTGGTGGCGCTGGTGAGCAAGTGCCCGGAGTTAGAGTGCATCAACGTCGGCGGGATGAGGGTGTCGCCGGAGAGCTTCGCCGGCCTGCTCTCCATTAGCCCTGCTCTGAGGATCAGGTCCGTCCCGGAGATCGTCAACGCCAGCGTGCAGGTTTCATGA